DNA sequence from the Janibacter sp. CX7 genome:
GACGATGGCTCGGAACTTCTGCGTCACCTTGATGACACCCGTGCGGTAGAGGATGAGCATCGCGCCGAAGACGCAGAGCGTCGCGAGGATCGCCTGGGTGACGATCGACTCGAAGACGCTCGAGCCCACCGGGTCGTAGATCTGGTGGTAGAAGCCGCTGATCGGCCCGACGAAGAGTCCCTCGAGGACGGCGTAGAGGACCGCGACGACGACGCCGACGGGCTTGCGGCGGAACATCATGAACAGGCTCATGCCGATGGTGCCCACGAGGCCGACCATCATCATCAGGCCGCCGACCGCCGGAACCATCGCCGACAGGGTCCAACCGATCGCCGAGACCGCGAGCAGCACGGCGAAGAGCGCTCCGGTACGCAGCAGGACGTCGTCGAGGGTGATCGGCCGGTTGTCGCCGCCACCGCCGCCGAAGCCACCGGCGGGCCCGGGCTGGCCGTAGCCCGGCTGCGGCTGACCGTAGGGCTGCTGGCCGTACTGCTGCGGCTGGCCGTACTGCTGGGGCTGGCCGTACTGCTGGGGCTGGCCGTAGGGCTGGCCCTGCTGGGGCGCGTATCCCTGGTTGCCGTAGGCCTGCTGTCCGTACTGCTGCTGGCCGTACTGCTGCTGGGGCACCTGCCCCGTGTCACGGAAGCCGGCGTAGCCGCGCTGGGCGTCCTGCTCGACCCGGCCGAGGATCGGGTTGCTCATCGTCTGCTCCTGATGGGGCTGGCGCGGCCGCGAAGCCGCTGAGGTGTCACCAGACTAAGCGGTTGGCATGCGGCCAGTGTTCCCGGATCCACACGCCGTTGTCGGATCGCAAGCGATGGGCCGGGCGCGAAGCCCCGCAGCGCACCCCGTCAGGTGGTCGCCTGGTGCTGCACACCGGTCGTGATGCAGCACCCGACGACCACCTGACCGTGCGAGGGGGGTCAGCCCAGGCCGTCGAGAGCCTGCTCGAGGTCGGCGAGCAGGTCGGAGACGTCCTCGATCCCGACGGACAGGCGCACCAGGTCGTCGGGCACCTCGAGCATCGAGCCGGCGGTCGACGCGTGGGTCATCGCGCCCGGGTGCTCGATGAGCGACTCGATGCCGCCGAGCGACTCGGCGAGGGTGAAGATCTCGGTCCGCGCGCACAGCTGCTGCGCGGCCTCGCGCCCACCCGCCATGCGCACCGAGATCATGCCGCCGAAGCGGGACATCTGGCGCGCCGCCACCTCGTGGCCCGGGTGCTCGGGCAGCCCCGGGTAGAGGATCGAGGTGATCTCCGAGCGGCTCGAGAGCAGGTCGACGACCGCCTCGGCGTTGTCGCAGTGCCGGTCCATCCGCACGCCGAGCGTCTTGATGCCGCGCATCGTCAGGTAGGCGTCGAAGGGGCCGGGGACGCCTCCGGAGCCGTTCTGCAGGAAGGCGACGTCGGCGTCGATCTGCTCGTCGTCGGTGACGAGCAGGCCCCCGACGACGTCGCTGTGGCCGCCGAGGTACTTGGTGCTCGAGTGGAGCACGACGTCGGCGCCCCGCGTGAGCGGCTGCTGCAGGTAGGGGCTGGCAAAGGTGTTGTCGACGACCAGCCGCGCACCGCCCGCGTGGGCGACCTCGGCGACGGCCTCGATGTCGCCGATGTTGAGCAGCGGGTTGGTCGGCGTCTCGAGCCACACGAGCTTGGTGGTCGGGCGCATCGCCGCGCGGATCGCGTCGACGTCGCCGACCGGCGCCGGCGTGTGCTCGATCCCCCACTGGGAGAAGACCTTGTCGATGAGCCGGAAGGTGCCGCCGTAGGCGTCGTCGGGGATGACGAGGTGGTCCCCCGGACGAAGGGAGGCCCGCAGGATCGCGTCGGTCGCGGCCATGCCGGAGGCGAAGGCACGACCGAAGGTGCCGGACTCGATGGACGCGGCATTGGCCTCGAGGGCCTGGCGGGTCGGGTTGCCGGTGCGGGCGTACTCGAAGCCGCCGCGCATGCCGCCGACGCCGTCCTGGGCGAAGGTCGAGCTGGCGTAGATCGGGACGTTGACCGCGCCGGTCAGCGGGTCGGGCTCGTAGCCGGCGTGGATCGCCCGGGTGGCGAACCCCTGGGTCGCGTGCGCGTCGGCCGCGCTCTTGCGCTCGGACATGGTCAGCCCTTCGCTCGGTGGGACAGGTGGCCCAGCAGGTCCTGCCGGGTGATGACGCCGAGGGGCTTGCCGCCCTCGACGACGAGCAGCGCGTCGGCCTGCTCGAGCGCCTCGGTCGCGGCCGAGACGGGCTCGGCGGCACCGATCTGCGGCAGCTTGGCGCCCATGTGCGCGCTCACCGGGTCGGCGAGCGAGGCGTGCCCCTCGAAGACGGCGGTGAGCAGCTCGCGCTCGGTGACCGCCCCGGCGACCTCGCCGATGACGACCGGCGGCTCGGCACCGACGACGGGCATCTGCGAGACGCCGTACTCGCGCAGGATGTCGATGGCCTCGCGGATCGTCTCGTTGGGGTGGGTGTGGACGAGGTCGGGCAGCTCGCCGCCCTTGCCACGGAGCACCTCGCCGACGGTGGCGTCACTCCCTTCGTCGCCGGGCAGGAAGCCGTAGGAGGCCATCCAGTCGTCGTCGAAGATCTTGGCCAGGTAGCCGCGACCACCGTCGGGCAGCAGGACGACGATCTTGGCGTCGGGGCCCTCGCGCTCGGCGACGCGCAGCGCGGCGACGACCGCCATGCCGCTGGAGCCACCGACGAGCAGCCCCTCCTCGCGGGCCAGGCGGCGGGTCATGGCGAAGGCCTCGGCGTCATCGACCGCGATGACCTCGTCGGGCACGGAGGGGTCGTAGGCACCGGGCCACATGTCCTCGCCGACGCCCTCGACGAGGTAGGGGCGGCCGGTGCCGCCGGAGTAGACCGAGCCCTCAGGGTCGGCGCCGATGATCTTGACCCGTCCCTCGCTGATCTCCTTGAGGTAGCGGCCGGTTCCGGTGATCGTGCCGCCGGTGCCGATGCCGGCGACGAGGTGCGTGATCTGACCGTCGGTCTGCTCCCAGATCTCCGGGCCGGTGCTCTCGTAGTGCGCCTGCGGGCCGTTGAGGTTGAAGAACTGGTTGGGCTTCCACGCACCGTCGATCTCCGCGGTCAGCCGGTCGCTCACCGAGTAGTAGCTGTCGGGGTGGTCGGGCGCGACGGAGGTCGGCACGATCTGCACCTCGGCGCCGTAGGCGCGCAGCACGTCGATCTTGTCCTTGCCGACCTTGTCGGGGCAGACGAAGATGCAGCGGTAACCACGCTCCTGCGCGACGAGCGCCAGCCCCACGCCGGTGTTGCCGGAGGTCGGCTCGACGATGGTCCCGCCGGGCTTGAGCTCACCGGAGGCCTCGGCCGCGTCGATGAGCTTGCGCGCGATGCGGTCCTTGATGCTGCCGCCGGGGTTGAGGTACTCGACCTTGGCCGCGACCAGCCCGGACCCCTCGGGGGCGACGGAGGTGAGCCTGACCAGCGGGGTGTTGCCGATCAGGTCGGAGATGTTGTCTGCGATCTGCATGTCCGCATCGTGGCACGGATCACCAGCACCCGACACCGCGGTCCCCGCCCCCGCCGATCAGTCGATCTGCCCGACCGGCGTCCGCTTCTCCGCCTGGAAGGCGTCCTCGGTGCGACCGCGCGCCCAGTAGCCCGAGATCGAGATCGCCTCGCGGGGCACGCCCCGGTCCTTGAGGACCCGGCGCACCGCCTTGATCGACTCGCGCTCCCCGTGGGCGAAGACCTGG
Encoded proteins:
- a CDS encoding Bax inhibitor-1/YccA family protein, translated to MSNPILGRVEQDAQRGYAGFRDTGQVPQQQYGQQQYGQQAYGNQGYAPQQGQPYGQPQQYGQPQQYGQPQQYGQQPYGQPQPGYGQPGPAGGFGGGGGDNRPITLDDVLLRTGALFAVLLAVSAIGWTLSAMVPAVGGLMMMVGLVGTIGMSLFMMFRRKPVGVVVAVLYAVLEGLFVGPISGFYHQIYDPVGSSVFESIVTQAILATLCVFGAMLILYRTGVIKVTQKFRAIVSMMVVGYFVFSLINLGYMLFFDGSPFGFGGTGWLGIGISVFGTGLAAVTLALDFDNIETAIRTQATVSYGWHLAIGLLVTLVWLYLELLRLLARLRSD
- a CDS encoding cystathionine gamma-synthase, with the translated sequence MSERKSAADAHATQGFATRAIHAGYEPDPLTGAVNVPIYASSTFAQDGVGGMRGGFEYARTGNPTRQALEANAASIESGTFGRAFASGMAATDAILRASLRPGDHLVIPDDAYGGTFRLIDKVFSQWGIEHTPAPVGDVDAIRAAMRPTTKLVWLETPTNPLLNIGDIEAVAEVAHAGGARLVVDNTFASPYLQQPLTRGADVVLHSSTKYLGGHSDVVGGLLVTDDEQIDADVAFLQNGSGGVPGPFDAYLTMRGIKTLGVRMDRHCDNAEAVVDLLSSRSEITSILYPGLPEHPGHEVAARQMSRFGGMISVRMAGGREAAQQLCARTEIFTLAESLGGIESLIEHPGAMTHASTAGSMLEVPDDLVRLSVGIEDVSDLLADLEQALDGLG
- a CDS encoding cystathionine beta-synthase codes for the protein MQIADNISDLIGNTPLVRLTSVAPEGSGLVAAKVEYLNPGGSIKDRIARKLIDAAEASGELKPGGTIVEPTSGNTGVGLALVAQERGYRCIFVCPDKVGKDKIDVLRAYGAEVQIVPTSVAPDHPDSYYSVSDRLTAEIDGAWKPNQFFNLNGPQAHYESTGPEIWEQTDGQITHLVAGIGTGGTITGTGRYLKEISEGRVKIIGADPEGSVYSGGTGRPYLVEGVGEDMWPGAYDPSVPDEVIAVDDAEAFAMTRRLAREEGLLVGGSSGMAVVAALRVAEREGPDAKIVVLLPDGGRGYLAKIFDDDWMASYGFLPGDEGSDATVGEVLRGKGGELPDLVHTHPNETIREAIDILREYGVSQMPVVGAEPPVVIGEVAGAVTERELLTAVFEGHASLADPVSAHMGAKLPQIGAAEPVSAATEALEQADALLVVEGGKPLGVITRQDLLGHLSHRAKG